GTAGAAGGATATTTGAATGAGTTGATGGTAGAGGCTATAAAAGAATCAGAAAAATCAGGAGAGGATAAAGTAAGCTTCCTTGGTGACAGCTCCAACATGGACTCCAGTGATGGTCAATATCCTAAACCTAAGAAGAGAGTGAAGAGAGTGCCACCTCCCAATCCACCTTACAGGAGTAGATGGAGAGGTAGATATTCTATGTTGAGGGGATTGTTCAAGAACACAGAAGATACACCTGTCATACTTGATGGTGATAATGACATTGATGATGACAACAAAAAGAGCGGGAAGGAAAAACCTAAAAAAGGGAAAAAAGGCAAAAAGTGGGAAACAAGAGGATAAAGATCATGCAAAGAAGGAAAAACTTGGAAAAGAAAATGCCACAGATAAGGGTAAAAATAAAATTGATGATAACAAGCCACAAGGTGAGGATCAGTTTCCATAAGGTCAATCATCTAATATTGAGAATGAAGCAGAGGGTGAGGAACAGATGCATCCAACTACAGGGGATGGGAACAATTCATTAGAAACCAAGCAAAAGGTGATGGATCCTGATGATGGTAGTAAGCAAGAAGGTAAAGGTGTATTGACTGAAGGTGAGGGTGCTGAATTTGAAGGAGAAGATGGTAATTATGATAGTGACTCTTCAGAGAGTTCATATGATAACAATGGAGATAGAATGACCATCTCTTCCTGTGATGAGGAAGAGATAAAATACCCAGAATTTAATGAAAACACTGATATGGAGGATCCTCAGTTTGAATTGGGTATGTTATTCAGCAGTGGGAAGGTATTTAAGGAGGCTGTTAGAAAACTTGCAATTACACAGCAAAGAGGGATTAGACTGAATAAGAACCTAGTTGATAAAATAAAGTGGATTTGTGTAGAAGGGTGTCAGTGGAAATGTTATGGAATTAAACAACAAAGATTAAGTAATATTCAGATAAGGACCTTGTACAAGCTACACACTTGTAACCCTATATGGGTTCAAAAACAACTGAATTCTACATGGATTGCCAGAGCATATGAACATGAGATAAAGATGAACCCTACCTGGCCAACATATGCTTTCCATGCAAAGGTGGTGAATGACTTACAATGTCATGTATCAGAGATCATGGTATACAGAGCTCTGAGAAAGGCCAAAGATGCAATGAAGGGATGTACCTTATTGCCTGGGCACAAGTGGAAGCAGAATATACCTCAAGTTGGTATTGGTTCTTGGGGAAGTTGAACAAAGACTTGATGATTCAAAATACTGGAACTTACACATTTATCTCCGATAGACAAAAGGTAACTGTTAATGCACTTTTTGTGTAGTTTGTTTATGTTAAGTGTTTTATAACTTTCTTGTATGTGTTCACTTGTAGGGACTTATTAATGCACTTGAAAGTCATTTTCCAGAATCTGAACATAGATTCTGTGTCATGCACTTATACAACAATATGAAGAGTATAAGTAATGGATTTGGCATTAGTAAGACAATGTGGCAGGCAACAAGATCAACAACAGACTACTTCTTTAACATGAACATGAAATCCATAAAAAAGGTAATTCAAGTACTAACATTTTATATTTAGCACTTAACAGTTTCATATCATATTTACCATTTAGCACTTTTTTAATATATGACGGCTGAGCAAGACTTGTTATGACTGGTTGATAGCCAAACCCAAGTCCCCGTGGTCTAGGGCTGGTTTTAGGAAAGTGTGCAAGTCAGATGTCTTGGTGAATAATAACTTTGAAAGTTTCAACAATGCCATAAAAAATACAGAGACAATGGCATTGTCACTATGTTCAAGAATATACACAAGACTTGAATGCAGAGGATACAGAAGAGGAAATCAAAAATGGAGAAGAAAAATACTCGATTTTGTACCAagagcatgaagaaaataaatcaGTAAGTTATACCAGTTTCAGAAAATTACTCTTACTATAACAGTTGTTTAGTACATGTGCAAATAATTATGTTAATTTTTAGGGCAATTAAACTAGCTGGTAAAGCTACTCCTGTGTGGAATGGTGGAGACAAGTACCATGTCACCATGTTAGCAGGTGGACATGAGGTTGTTGTAGACTTGAAGCATAGAACATGTGCTTGTAGAAAATGGCAGTTGACTGGAATACCATGCTTCCATGCCGTGTCCTGCATTTTTTTTCCAGAAAATGGATCCACTAGATTTCATTCACCAGTGCTATAGCAAGGAAACTTACCTGCAGGTTTACAGTCATATCTTGGAGCCAATAAGTGGAGAGGCTTATTGGGAACAAACTGAGCAAGAGGAGCCCTTGCTTCCATTAAAGAGAACACCTCCAGGAAGGCCTAAAAAAGCCAGAGTTGAGAGAAATGATGTTGTCCCTACTAGAGCAAATAATCCCACAATGCTGAAGAGACAAGAAACTACTCTAAGGTGCTCACACTGTGGCCAATGGGAGCACAATGTGAGGAGTTGTCCAAGAAAGGTATGATTTAATTCATGGTATTTATGTATTTTTTTAGGAACTAATCTAAGTAGCAGTAAATTTTGTTCTCTAGCAAG
The sequence above is drawn from the Apium graveolens cultivar Ventura chromosome 2, ASM990537v1, whole genome shotgun sequence genome and encodes:
- the LOC141689471 gene encoding uncharacterized protein LOC141689471; protein product: MHPTTGDGNNSLETKQKVMDPDDGSKQEGKGVLTEGEGAEFEGEDGNYDSDSSESSYDNNGDRMTISSCDEEEIKYPEFNENTDMEDPQFELGMLFSSGKVFKEAVRKLAITQQRGIRLNKNLVDKIKWICVEGCQWKCYGIKQQRLSNIQIRTLYKLHTCNPIWVQKQLNSTWIARAYEHEIKMNPTWPTYAFHAKVVNDLQCHVSEIMVYRALRKAKDAMKGCTLLPGHKWKQNIPQGLINALESHFPESEHRFCVMHLYNNMKSISNGFGISKTMWQATRSTTDYFFNMNMKSIKKRQWHCHYVQEYTQDLNAEDTEEEIKNGEEKYSILAIKLAGKATPVWNGGDKYHVTMLAGGHEKMDPLDFIHQCYSKETYLQVYSHILEPISGEAYWEQTEQEEPLLPLKRTPPGRPKKARVERNDVVPTRANNPTMLKRQETTLRCSHCGQWEHNVRSCPRKQAEEAQGEGGVNWQPKTPKCSYCLEEGHNMRSCTSMIVDIKKKKKDADA